One genomic window of Methanosarcina acetivorans C2A includes the following:
- a CDS encoding formylglycine-generating enzyme family protein, whose protein sequence is MTLTGACIWVLQNNSNRKGVEAMSLSPKRKLLRLIPVFLLFVCIVGFSGCIDNEPQELPKNYTNSLGMEFVLIPAGEFRMGSPSYEGKMFDFDSPVHNVTIREPFYMSKYEVTQKEWTEVMGYNPSYFKGEDLPVDSVLWSEAQQFILKLNLKEGSNTYRLPTEAEWEYACRAGTTTRFSFGDENEDLIEYGWSGYDANGTSHPVGQKLPNPWGLYDMHGNLWELTQDSWHSNYEGAPSDGSAWSDKNQTAFVGRGGSWLDGPNLCTSSFRGSNSVDAKVSCLGFRLVKNA, encoded by the coding sequence ATGACGTTAACAGGTGCCTGTATATGGGTCCTGCAAAATAATAGCAACAGAAAAGGTGTTGAAGCAATGTCTTTATCCCCAAAACGAAAGTTATTGAGGTTAATTCCGGTTTTCCTTCTTTTCGTTTGTATTGTGGGCTTTTCGGGTTGTATCGATAATGAACCCCAGGAGCTTCCGAAAAACTATACCAATTCTCTCGGCATGGAATTTGTACTTATCCCGGCAGGAGAGTTCCGGATGGGATCTCCTTCATATGAGGGAAAAATGTTTGATTTCGATTCCCCTGTCCACAACGTGACCATACGGGAGCCGTTTTACATGTCAAAGTATGAGGTCACCCAGAAAGAATGGACTGAGGTCATGGGCTACAACCCCTCATATTTCAAGGGCGAAGACCTGCCCGTGGACAGCGTGCTCTGGTCCGAAGCACAGCAGTTTATCCTCAAGTTAAACCTCAAAGAAGGCTCGAATACATACCGCCTCCCGACTGAAGCCGAATGGGAATACGCCTGCAGGGCAGGGACTACCACACGCTTCTCTTTCGGGGACGAAAATGAAGACCTCATCGAATACGGCTGGTCAGGCTATGATGCTAACGGGACCTCACACCCTGTAGGGCAGAAGCTCCCGAACCCCTGGGGACTCTACGACATGCACGGCAACCTCTGGGAGCTGACCCAGGACAGCTGGCACAGCAATTATGAAGGTGCTCCCTCCGACGGCAGCGCCTGGTCAGACAAAAACCAAACAGCTTTTGTGGGGAGAGGAGGCAGCTGGCTTGACGGTCCCAACCTCTGTACAAGCAGTTTCCGCGGGAGCAACTCTGTAGATGCAAAGGTTAGCTGCCTCGGTTTCCGCCTGGTAAAAAACGCATGA
- a CDS encoding extracellular solute-binding protein, which yields MVFKNDKAVSPVVATLVLVVVAIIGAAAVGALLGAFSSDVSDEASAGETSGASSTELLIGGSTTVQPVSEVLADAYMEEHKGIKVNVQGGGSGAGVSGAEKGVLDIGSSSSAIAKADHPDLQVFEIGGSAVVLIGSNEVTAIEVPGADAAAQQANMKAIYTAAVEGVAEYDDTLTASTGAALTVLQRSSASGTEETFSEYIGDGSKTFIDGTEALGKASNGDVYSAVKSASTPTIGFVDYGFYNSDDSTELHLIGLGCTQAEITPTNIKAALKVKSTGTGTADFPTGLCRNLYYCTLGSPSSTEQSFINFAMSPGAIDFFHEAGTFSAYDYQ from the coding sequence ATGGTATTTAAGAACGATAAAGCAGTATCTCCAGTCGTAGCAACACTCGTACTGGTTGTTGTCGCAATCATCGGCGCAGCAGCAGTCGGTGCATTACTCGGTGCATTCAGCAGCGATGTCTCGGATGAAGCAAGCGCAGGCGAAACTTCCGGTGCTTCTTCGACAGAACTTTTAATTGGTGGTTCTACCACTGTCCAGCCAGTCTCTGAGGTTCTCGCAGATGCTTACATGGAAGAACACAAGGGAATAAAAGTCAATGTTCAGGGCGGCGGTTCCGGTGCTGGAGTTTCCGGTGCAGAGAAAGGAGTGCTGGATATTGGTTCTTCCTCTAGCGCAATTGCAAAAGCAGACCACCCAGATTTACAGGTCTTTGAGATTGGTGGTAGTGCAGTGGTGCTTATTGGTAGTAACGAAGTGACCGCAATTGAAGTACCCGGCGCTGACGCGGCTGCTCAGCAGGCAAATATGAAAGCAATTTACACCGCTGCTGTTGAGGGTGTAGCTGAATATGACGATACCCTTACAGCCTCAACTGGTGCCGCATTGACAGTCTTACAGAGATCTTCTGCAAGCGGCACTGAGGAAACTTTCTCAGAATACATTGGTGACGGTAGCAAAACATTCATAGACGGTACAGAAGCACTCGGCAAAGCTTCAAATGGTGATGTGTATAGCGCGGTTAAGTCAGCTTCAACACCTACAATCGGTTTCGTAGACTACGGATTTTATAACTCCGACGACTCTACAGAGCTTCACTTAATTGGTCTTGGCTGCACACAGGCTGAAATAACCCCAACGAATATCAAAGCTGCATTAAAAGTAAAATCAACCGGAACAGGTACAGCAGACTTCCCAACCGGTCTTTGCAGAAACCTGTACTACTGTACTCTTGGAAGCCCATCTTCAACCGAGCAGAGCTTTATCAACTTCGCCATGAGCCCTGGAGCGATTGACTTCTTCCACGAAGCAGGGACATTCAGCGCATACGATTACCAGTAA
- the pstC gene encoding phosphate ABC transporter permease subunit PstC translates to MVKFEKKTKYTENSFPVKFEKKIKYTGNKIPDELPHAFFLGIVLLTAVFILYFVGFIFYSAIPVFESQGIINFITGDSWNNGNFGIRNFIVGTLIITAVTIILAVPPSIFTAIFLSEFASPKVVSVFRPLIELLVGIPSVVYGIFGLYVLADILKHVDPIISSIFYFIPFMRDTTPGQGDGVFLSSVVLSIMILPTIITISEDSIRAVPGVYREASFALGATKWETIRHVVLPAASGGILSAVVLGIMRAMGETMAVVMLIGNINRIPSSIFGYTLPMTTKIVTSVGENIGNPDVLSALFGIAAVLFALEILLAGFAKLLVRRCKY, encoded by the coding sequence ATGGTTAAATTTGAGAAAAAAACAAAATATACGGAAAATAGCTTTCCCGTAAAATTTGAGAAAAAAATAAAATATACTGGAAACAAAATTCCTGATGAACTGCCTCATGCTTTTTTTCTTGGAATCGTCCTCCTGACAGCGGTCTTTATCCTGTATTTTGTTGGTTTCATATTTTACTCTGCAATTCCTGTTTTTGAAAGCCAGGGGATAATCAATTTTATTACCGGAGACTCCTGGAACAATGGAAATTTCGGGATTCGAAATTTTATTGTGGGGACTCTCATTATAACTGCAGTTACCATCATCCTTGCTGTGCCCCCCAGCATCTTTACTGCCATATTCCTCTCAGAGTTTGCATCTCCGAAAGTAGTTTCGGTTTTTCGTCCTCTTATAGAGCTGCTCGTGGGGATTCCCTCAGTGGTCTACGGGATATTCGGGCTTTATGTCCTTGCAGACATCCTGAAGCATGTAGACCCCATAATCAGCAGCATTTTTTATTTCATCCCTTTTATGAGAGATACGACCCCTGGGCAGGGCGATGGGGTCTTTTTATCCTCTGTCGTACTCTCCATAATGATATTGCCCACTATCATTACAATTTCGGAAGACTCTATCCGGGCAGTCCCTGGAGTATATAGGGAAGCCTCCTTTGCCCTAGGGGCAACGAAGTGGGAGACTATTAGGCACGTGGTACTGCCTGCAGCTTCCGGAGGCATACTTTCTGCGGTCGTGCTCGGAATAATGAGAGCTATGGGAGAAACGATGGCTGTAGTTATGCTAATTGGGAATATAAACCGAATCCCGTCCTCAATATTTGGCTACACCCTCCCCATGACTACCAAAATTGTAACAAGTGTAGGGGAGAATATAGGAAATCCAGACGTCCTGAGTGCCCTTTTCGGGATTGCAGCGGTCCTTTTTGCGCTTGAAATCCTCCTTGCAGGATTTGCAAAATTACTTGTGAGGAGGTGTAAGTATTGA
- the pstA gene encoding phosphate ABC transporter permease PstA, which translates to MNSTNFRILKGNIFMGISYFSAATVVLVLLFIIGIIAIKGIPSLTPEFVFSSESQVFGFGGAIGNAIVGTILLSTLSPLLAIPFAIGTAIYLKRYAKEGFFTSSLSFLLEVLSGTPSIVLGLFGFLFLAIQMKYFTGGFSLISGTIALAILVLPVMEKATENALDSVPLELEDASYALGATKWETISKISLPYAILGIITGILLSIGRAAEESAVVVLTAGYSQFFPEWKVVPNDKFIFGVKIYPFQDLVAALPITVYHGFEFPNMVSPSESFGAAFVLILIVMLINFTTRMFLRRRKIG; encoded by the coding sequence TTGAACAGCACGAATTTTAGAATTCTGAAGGGCAATATCTTCATGGGGATATCCTACTTTTCAGCAGCAACCGTAGTCTTGGTCCTTTTATTCATAATCGGGATAATAGCAATCAAAGGAATTCCTTCGCTAACTCCCGAGTTTGTATTTTCTTCCGAGTCCCAAGTCTTTGGCTTTGGAGGAGCCATAGGGAATGCCATTGTAGGGACTATCCTGCTATCAACCCTTTCTCCCCTGCTTGCCATCCCTTTTGCAATAGGGACTGCAATTTACCTGAAAAGGTACGCAAAGGAAGGGTTTTTTACCAGTTCACTGAGCTTTTTGCTTGAGGTTCTTTCAGGCACTCCTTCCATTGTGCTCGGGCTTTTCGGGTTTCTTTTCCTTGCCATCCAGATGAAGTACTTTACAGGGGGATTTTCTTTAATCTCAGGGACAATAGCCCTTGCAATACTTGTCCTGCCTGTCATGGAAAAAGCAACTGAAAATGCCCTTGACAGCGTCCCGCTGGAACTTGAAGATGCAAGCTATGCCCTTGGAGCGACCAAGTGGGAGACCATCAGTAAAATTTCTCTTCCTTACGCTATCCTAGGGATTATTACAGGTATATTGCTAAGCATCGGGAGGGCTGCCGAAGAGTCCGCAGTGGTTGTGCTGACAGCCGGCTACTCTCAGTTTTTCCCGGAATGGAAAGTTGTCCCCAATGATAAGTTCATCTTCGGGGTAAAAATTTATCCTTTCCAGGACCTTGTGGCGGCTCTCCCGATAACGGTTTATCACGGGTTTGAGTTCCCGAATATGGTATCGCCTTCCGAAAGTTTCGGGGCTGCCTTCGTATTGATCCTTATAGTCATGCTGATCAATTTCACGACGCGCATGTTTCTGAGGAGGAGAAAGATTGGCTGA
- a CDS encoding type II/IV secretion system ATPase subunit, protein MADFGAGAGKFFKKKVPAAQEVSTSSDVAEAVDSSENGLMKPVEPEASEKIIKPGIPSQKKKPKFSLKNLFKKKGSKKGKSSETESVVLDTDVGEVEVNLKKGAGKLLNPGFEDSEDPGFDPGEISTPKYGIPLREIDVTYEVKAPFQYARVYFNGEELVHEGIEPPMNKGEKEYLDIIEKAFERMSSSEILIVDEKKRMKALEDRFLLILRIYRLDLTQFQKDKMFYYLMKKYMGYGKIDILMNEPYVEDITCNGPGTYVYINHRFYGSIKSDVTFEEVELNNFVMKIAQISGRHISLLQPIRDATLPDGSRANLTLGREVTKKGSTFTIRRFKSNPISCVDLMKYKTFDSLMLAYLWVIIERKRSILAAGGTASGKTTTLNALGIFIPHEYKIVSIEDTAELNLMHPNWTQSVTRIGFGGNEGGGKAKGDIELYDLLKAALRQRPEYIFVGEVRGEEASTLFQAISVGHPCMGTIHAGSIHELLSRVESEPMNVPRNLFASLDVVIFNAMVKHGEHFIRRVMRIVEIVELDPEKGDLVTNPVFKWNAADDTYEFGGSSAMFADIEEEFGIPEEELVEEMYTRARVLEWLHENDIVDYAKVASAVKDYVRMQNAQEDKK, encoded by the coding sequence TTGGCTGATTTCGGGGCCGGCGCAGGAAAATTCTTCAAAAAAAAGGTGCCTGCTGCCCAGGAAGTTTCAACCTCCTCGGATGTAGCCGAGGCTGTGGACTCTTCGGAAAACGGCCTTATGAAGCCTGTTGAGCCGGAAGCTTCCGAAAAAATCATTAAGCCCGGTATCCCTTCGCAGAAGAAAAAGCCGAAGTTCAGTCTGAAAAACCTGTTTAAAAAAAAAGGGTCTAAGAAGGGCAAGTCCTCCGAGACTGAGAGTGTCGTGCTTGATACGGATGTTGGGGAGGTAGAGGTCAACCTTAAGAAGGGTGCCGGGAAGCTTTTGAATCCCGGATTCGAGGACTCAGAAGACCCTGGCTTTGATCCGGGAGAAATTTCGACCCCGAAATACGGGATCCCTCTCAGGGAAATTGATGTGACTTACGAGGTAAAGGCGCCTTTCCAGTATGCTCGGGTCTATTTTAATGGAGAGGAGCTCGTCCATGAAGGGATCGAACCCCCTATGAATAAAGGAGAAAAGGAATATCTGGACATCATCGAAAAGGCCTTTGAGAGGATGAGTTCTTCGGAAATTCTGATTGTGGATGAAAAAAAGAGGATGAAGGCGTTAGAGGACCGTTTTTTGCTGATTCTCAGGATCTACAGGCTTGACCTTACTCAGTTCCAGAAGGATAAGATGTTCTACTACCTTATGAAAAAATACATGGGGTACGGGAAAATTGACATCCTTATGAATGAGCCCTATGTGGAAGATATCACCTGCAACGGGCCCGGTACTTATGTTTATATCAACCACAGGTTCTACGGGTCCATCAAGTCCGATGTTACTTTTGAGGAAGTAGAGCTCAATAATTTTGTCATGAAGATCGCCCAGATTTCGGGAAGGCACATCTCTCTCCTCCAGCCGATCAGGGACGCAACCCTTCCTGACGGGAGCCGTGCAAACCTGACCCTTGGGCGGGAGGTCACAAAGAAAGGCTCGACTTTTACAATAAGGCGTTTTAAGTCCAACCCTATTTCCTGTGTCGACCTTATGAAGTACAAAACCTTTGACTCCCTCATGCTCGCCTACCTCTGGGTAATTATCGAACGCAAGCGTTCAATCCTTGCAGCAGGGGGGACGGCTTCGGGAAAGACCACCACCCTCAATGCGCTTGGCATTTTCATTCCCCATGAGTACAAGATAGTATCCATAGAAGATACTGCAGAACTGAACCTCATGCACCCTAACTGGACGCAGTCCGTTACCAGGATCGGATTCGGAGGAAATGAAGGAGGGGGCAAGGCTAAAGGGGACATCGAACTTTATGACCTCCTGAAAGCCGCCCTCAGGCAGCGTCCCGAATACATCTTCGTGGGTGAAGTCCGGGGAGAGGAAGCAAGTACCCTTTTCCAGGCAATCTCGGTTGGGCACCCCTGCATGGGGACAATCCACGCAGGGAGCATTCATGAACTGCTCTCAAGGGTGGAGTCCGAGCCAATGAACGTGCCCAGAAACCTTTTTGCAAGTCTGGACGTCGTGATCTTCAATGCCATGGTCAAGCACGGGGAGCACTTCATAAGAAGAGTTATGCGCATCGTAGAAATCGTGGAGCTTGACCCCGAAAAAGGCGACCTGGTAACGAACCCGGTCTTCAAGTGGAATGCTGCGGACGATACGTACGAGTTCGGCGGGAGCAGCGCGATGTTTGCGGACATCGAGGAAGAGTTCGGGATCCCTGAAGAGGAGCTTGTCGAGGAAATGTACACCCGTGCCAGAGTGCTTGAATGGCTCCACGAGAACGACATCGTAGATTACGCAAAAGTGGCCAGTGCAGTCAAGGACTATGTAAGGATGCAGAATGCACAGGAGGATAAGAAGTGA
- a CDS encoding type II secretion system F family protein: MNEPGLLSDPSENGPEKEAFGEKSSESTEDHSEGIESTAGSTGGVNAGKSKGKGQKKPFKSFGFMKKIKKKKGVSEGTESQTGNTSVGKPAGHKAKPNLAERYKHFCYRFGIYFDRKPNTDLAKSLYQADIEITPGMFISLAIITSLFVAVFMFVISTVLFYGMPNAFVYVFSLTFLTLGLSLGGFPFALYNKVSNKNMNIQHEIPFALSYMSVLASGGSSPLDVIRRVAAEDYGEISRELSKVMYRIDALGEDGNTAMSYLIQNTSSEHLRAVCIDISNAMQAGGGLQAYLELKSKELMEMRRQAQKAFVDSLSIYGEGYLSGIVMSVVLVVLMIVICSALGIDLKIMTPRQLFNFFVYFALPFINLMFILMLWMKYSRSVV; this comes from the coding sequence GTGAACGAGCCCGGTTTACTTTCCGACCCTTCCGAAAATGGCCCGGAAAAGGAAGCCTTCGGAGAAAAAAGTTCCGAAAGTACTGAAGATCACTCTGAAGGTATTGAAAGCACCGCTGGAAGTACCGGCGGCGTAAATGCCGGAAAAAGCAAGGGAAAAGGTCAAAAAAAGCCCTTTAAGTCCTTCGGGTTCATGAAAAAAATCAAAAAGAAAAAAGGGGTTTCCGAAGGCACGGAATCTCAGACCGGAAACACTTCAGTTGGTAAGCCTGCAGGCCATAAAGCAAAACCGAACCTTGCTGAAAGATATAAACATTTCTGCTATCGTTTCGGGATTTATTTCGACCGAAAACCAAATACTGACCTTGCAAAGTCTCTGTATCAGGCAGACATAGAGATAACTCCGGGGATGTTTATCTCCCTTGCAATCATAACCTCTCTGTTTGTCGCGGTTTTTATGTTCGTCATCTCCACTGTTTTGTTTTACGGCATGCCGAACGCTTTTGTTTACGTCTTCTCCCTTACGTTTCTCACTTTAGGGCTGAGCCTCGGAGGTTTTCCTTTTGCTCTATACAACAAGGTCTCAAACAAAAATATGAATATCCAGCATGAGATCCCTTTTGCGCTAAGCTACATGTCAGTTCTTGCAAGCGGAGGTTCCTCTCCTCTGGACGTAATCAGGCGGGTAGCTGCGGAGGACTACGGGGAAATTTCCAGAGAGCTTTCCAAAGTAATGTACAGGATTGACGCCCTCGGGGAAGACGGGAATACTGCGATGTCATACCTGATCCAGAATACTTCTTCCGAACACCTCAGGGCGGTCTGCATAGATATTTCCAATGCCATGCAGGCAGGAGGAGGGCTGCAGGCCTACCTTGAATTGAAATCAAAAGAGCTCATGGAGATGCGCCGGCAGGCCCAGAAGGCTTTTGTCGACTCGCTTTCCATCTATGGGGAAGGCTACCTCAGCGGCATAGTTATGAGTGTGGTGCTTGTGGTGCTCATGATCGTAATCTGCAGCGCCCTCGGGATCGACCTTAAGATAATGACCCCGCGCCAGTTGTTTAACTTCTTCGTCTACTTCGCACTGCCTTTCATAAATCTCATGTTTATCCTCATGCTCTGGATGAAATACTCGAGGAGTGTCGTATGA
- a CDS encoding type II secretion system F family protein has translation MNLNLTEKKLIIERYLFVTKVRFNIKREHVTLGLPIFLAILFLSFALFTGHTFPVGETGSSASGEAAEKLDAYEQLVAEMEAMEAQENGESTAVVEENVSRAGTLPVEEKSKADMDQMLIIAFIIATLPYSIDVLMQKRKLRKQEVAFSDFLYKLSELMRGGIDPVKGVIALSRGELGAIKKEVQDCASFLVLGHSLEYSMNRLNEAIGSKLVAKYINIIVEAAHTGGNVADLVFRTSEDMRAVISLEREKENNLKQYAVVFYLAQGIMVMLVYILSTSLLPLIQGTGMAMLGGQGVSDIDFKQGFFHMITLNALFGGMIIGMITEGDLKQGLKHTNLLLAASYIACVMIILPVAPLETYNIAVESGGDQIVMSGIPPREPVVFNVTDTEGNPAKNVEVKMSISPAGSVSSGTTNNEGIIRVKPVPSQKGGVYIVKATVGRSYNSTTVTVQQL, from the coding sequence ATGAATTTGAATCTCACGGAAAAAAAACTGATTATCGAGCGTTATCTTTTCGTCACAAAGGTCAGGTTCAACATCAAAAGGGAACATGTAACCCTGGGGTTGCCTATTTTTCTCGCAATCCTCTTCCTTTCGTTTGCCCTGTTTACAGGGCACACTTTTCCTGTGGGAGAAACAGGTAGTTCTGCAAGCGGGGAAGCTGCGGAAAAACTGGATGCATACGAGCAGCTTGTAGCAGAAATGGAAGCAATGGAAGCCCAGGAAAATGGTGAGAGCACAGCAGTAGTGGAAGAAAATGTGTCGAGAGCAGGAACTTTGCCTGTGGAAGAAAAATCCAAAGCTGATATGGACCAGATGCTTATCATTGCTTTCATAATTGCAACGTTGCCCTATTCTATTGATGTCTTAATGCAAAAAAGAAAGCTTAGAAAACAGGAAGTTGCCTTCAGTGATTTCCTCTACAAACTTTCCGAGCTGATGCGGGGGGGCATAGACCCGGTCAAAGGAGTAATAGCCCTTTCCAGAGGGGAACTGGGGGCAATCAAAAAGGAAGTCCAGGACTGTGCTTCATTTCTGGTACTGGGGCACTCCCTTGAGTACTCTATGAACCGGCTGAATGAGGCAATCGGCAGCAAGCTGGTTGCGAAGTACATTAATATCATTGTCGAAGCAGCACATACAGGCGGAAATGTAGCTGACCTTGTCTTCAGAACCTCAGAGGATATGCGTGCCGTCATTTCGCTTGAAAGGGAAAAAGAAAACAACCTGAAGCAGTATGCCGTAGTTTTCTATCTCGCTCAGGGTATAATGGTCATGCTCGTATACATCCTCTCAACTTCCCTGCTGCCCCTTATCCAGGGGACAGGCATGGCAATGCTAGGAGGACAGGGAGTTTCGGACATTGACTTCAAGCAGGGTTTTTTCCACATGATCACCCTTAATGCACTTTTTGGGGGCATGATTATCGGGATGATCACCGAAGGAGATCTGAAGCAGGGCCTTAAGCATACGAACCTTTTGCTTGCAGCCAGCTATATTGCCTGCGTGATGATTATCCTGCCCGTGGCTCCTCTTGAGACTTATAATATTGCAGTCGAATCCGGCGGAGACCAGATAGTTATGTCAGGTATACCACCCAGGGAACCTGTAGTTTTTAATGTCACCGATACGGAAGGAAACCCGGCCAAGAACGTAGAGGTCAAAATGAGCATTTCCCCGGCGGGTTCGGTCAGCAGCGGGACAACAAATAACGAAGGAATAATCAGGGTTAAACCGGTCCCCTCACAAAAGGGAGGAGTCTACATAGTTAAAGCCACGGTTGGAAGGTCTTACAACTCCACGACTGTGACAGTTCAACAACTCTGA
- a CDS encoding RAD55 family ATPase — MLLKSLGLGELPDNSLLLVEEDLGETKSIFLQRLVLDYLKKGQKVLYISTKRSAEEILEEIGFIGSKGEEIEELTVHGDLESRESLVEICNSLSAQGDAGPVNICVVDTFSFLFMEESLHDLINDLKLLLKTSRKCNITFYLASDMGVLQGREEHILRSMVDGIIQFRTEYPAGKVNRFINIPKMKRVPPIERLIPYKIKEGTISPDTRERVG, encoded by the coding sequence ATGTTGCTCAAAAGTTTAGGATTGGGGGAACTTCCTGACAATTCCTTACTGCTTGTTGAAGAAGACCTTGGAGAGACCAAATCCATCTTTCTTCAGCGGTTAGTACTCGATTACCTGAAAAAAGGACAGAAAGTTCTGTATATTTCCACTAAACGCTCGGCAGAGGAGATACTTGAAGAGATAGGGTTTATCGGGTCGAAAGGTGAGGAAATAGAAGAACTGACTGTTCATGGGGACTTAGAAAGCAGAGAATCCCTTGTTGAGATTTGTAACTCTCTTTCAGCACAGGGTGATGCCGGACCCGTAAATATCTGCGTTGTTGATACATTTTCCTTCCTTTTCATGGAAGAGAGCCTGCACGACCTTATCAATGACCTGAAATTGCTTCTGAAGACGAGCAGAAAATGCAATATCACATTCTATCTCGCTTCGGATATGGGAGTGCTTCAGGGAAGAGAAGAACATATCCTGCGTTCCATGGTAGACGGGATAATCCAGTTCCGGACCGAGTACCCGGCAGGAAAGGTTAACAGGTTCATTAACATCCCTAAAATGAAAAGGGTCCCTCCTATTGAAAGGCTGATACCCTACAAGATAAAAGAGGGCACTATTTCTCCGGATACGAGGGAAAGGGTCGGTTAA